The following proteins come from a genomic window of Macaca fascicularis isolate 582-1 chromosome 8, T2T-MFA8v1.1:
- the LOC123575178 gene encoding uncharacterized protein has translation MLEWQSQQASRVSRSGPAEGEKLLGLRLPRVMGQPRTGAAARPSARTKGRGPRTRLSLQALRTRPSPRARKPSHPSARDFLLGRRFDDAISSREKTTPPPRARSAPRPSRFQRSMAAAGRQGSPAAWSVRSCTSVSGVRPGAGDEGGVGGSAPRASGRTRVTRSTETQGVLFQGVDFGDCF, from the exons ATGCTGGAGTGGCAGAGCCAGCAGGCGAGCCGAGTTTCAAG GAGCGGGCCGGCGGAGGGAGAGAAGCTGCTGGGACTGAGGCTCCCGAGGGTGATGGGTCAGCCCCGAACCGGAGCTGCAGCTAGGCCCAGCGCGCGCACGAAGGGGCGGGGGCCGCGTACCAGGCTGTCCCTGCAGGCGCTCCGTACTCGTCCGAGCCCACGAGCAAGAAAACCGTCACACCCCTCAGCACGCGACTTCCTTCTGGGCCGTCGCTTCGATGACGCCATCAGTTCACGCGAGAAGACCACACCCCCGCCCCGCGCTCGCTCTGCGCCCCGCCCCTCGCGCTTCCAGCGGTCAATGGCCGCAGCTGGCCGCCAGGGATCGCCCGCGGCTTGGTCCGTGCGGTCCTGTACCTCTGTTTCGGGTGTccggcctggggctggggatgaggGCGGTGTAGGTGGGAGCGCCCCGAGAGCGAGCGGCAGGACGCGCGTGACCCGGAGTACTGAGACCCAGGGCGTCCTTTTCCAAGGCGTTGACTTTGGGGATTGCTTCTGA